Below is a genomic region from Arcanobacterium haemolyticum DSM 20595.
GCAACGTTTTCTTCGCACCGCGTGAACGCGGATGCGGCTCTGGTACGCCAGGGTGCGAACGCTGCGGTGGTGCGCGCGAAGGTGATGCATGGCGATTCGCCTACGATGGTTGAGTTGGAAATTCTTTCTGGCAGGGCGAATCGTGCGCGGATTAACCGTGGGAATGCCCAGCCCTCTGACGTTCTGGGTATTGTTCGCACGGTGGTGTTTGCGCCGGAAGATCTGGAGCTGATTAAGGGTGATCCGGGTGTTCGGCGCCGTTTTTTGGATGACGTGATGGTTCAGCTTCGCCCGCGAATGGCCCAGGTCAAGGCCGATTATGAGAAGGTTGCTCGGCAGCGCGCGGCGTTGTTGAAAACTATCTGGAAGGCTCGGCGCCGCGGTGGGCCTGTGGACGAAACGATGTTGGACATTTTCGATTCGCAGTTGGCCGCGTTGGGTGCGCGGATTATCGGCCAGCGCGCGCGGATTGTGAGCGCGTTGCGCCCGTATGTTGAGGCGTATTATCGCGAAGTTTCGGGCGGGAAGGGCGTTGCGCGGATTGATTATGCCGCGAATATTGACGCGCGTTCTGGCTGGGATTTTCCTGCTATCACTGACATTTCGGCCGATTCTTCGGGCGCGTTGGCGGCTGAGATCGCGCAGCACGAGCGCGAGTTGCAGGACGAATCGGCCACCGCTGCCCGTTTGCAGGCTACGTTGCGCGAGTGGCGCGAGCAAGAAATTGAACGCGGGGTTAATTTGGTGGGCCCGCATCGCGATGATTTTGTGACTTTTTTGGGCACGCTTCCCGCGAAAGGCTACGCGTCGCACGGCGAATCGTGGTCATACGCGCTGTCGTTACGCCTGGCGTCATGGCGCGTGTTGCGTGACGACGATTCGGGGAATTGGACCGACGACGGCGAACCTATCTTGATTTTGGACGATGTGTTCGCGGAACTTGATGCGCGCAGGCGCCAACGATTGGCTGCCATCGTGCGCGAAGGCAGCCAAGTGTTCGTGACTGCCGCGGTGGGTGACGATTTGCCGGATGAACTTGACGGTGCCACATTCTATGTTCACGGCGGGACTGTGACTCGAGGTGAGCAGCCGTGAGCCGTATTGAGGTAGCCAAACGTGAAGCGGCGCACAAACACGGTGACGTTCTGCCACTCCAAATACTCGAACGGGTCCGTAGAATGGCGGCAGATCAAGGATTTGTGCGTCGTCGTTCCGTTTCACGTGAAACGTTGGCAGCCACGAAACCGACGCCAATCGGCGATGCTCCGCTGGTCCCCAGCCCGGGGCAAGAGGTGGGGTCAGGCGCACGCCCGTCCTATCGCGATCCGAAACCCGTGTTCGAACTGATGAAAAAAGCGATCGAAGAACGCGGCTGGAAATCTCAACTGGACGTGGCCTCCGTAGCTGCTCGCTGGCCCGAAATCGTGGGCGAATCCGTGGCTGCGAACTGCGCCGTTGTTGAATTTACCCCCGATGGAACCCTCACACTCAAAGCGCGAACCGTGGCGTGGGAAACCCAAATGCGGTCGCTTCTCCACCACTTGGATGCGCGCCTGGCGCAAGAATTAGGCGAAGGTGTTGTCAAAGAAATCGTGCTCAATGGGCCATATGTGCCGTCATGGAAGCACGGCAAGCTCTCTGTTCCTGGGCGCGGCCCGCGCGATACCTACAGTTAAGAGCATCATCTCTATGTTTAGTGCCAAAAACACGCTATAATTATGTGAGATGTCTTGAGGTAGGTCCCTACCAATTTAGGGTCAAAATCAAGCAGAACCGATTTTACGCACGTCCTATGATGTAGCACACACTCCGTGTGCTCGTTCTGGGTGTGCCCACCAGAACGAGGGGAAGTCTACGCGTGTCAGATGAACAAAAGACAGCCGAAGATACCGAACAGCGCGCAGGTACAGTAGCTCAAGGTACCGAATACAACGCGTCAAACATTACGGTTCTCGAAGGTCTTGAAGCTGTTCGTAAGCGTCCAGGTATGTACATCGGTTCCACAGGAGAACGCGGTTTACACCACTTGGTGTACGAAGTCGTGGATAACTCCGTTGATGAAGCCCTGGCAGGATACGCCTCAGAAATCACCGTAACGCTACTCGATAACGGCGGCGTGAAAGTTGAAGATGACGGCCGCGGTATCCCTGTTGATATTCACCCAACCGAAGGCGTTGCCGCAGTTCAGGTTGTTATGACCGTCCTTCACGCCGGCGGCAAGTTCGGCAACGGATCCTACGCGGTTTCAGGCGGTCTGCACGGCGTGGGTATCTCCGTTGTGAACGCACTGTCCACCCGCATGGATACCGAAGTTCGCCGCGATGGCTACGTCTGGCGCATTTCCTACGAAAACGGCGTGCCAGTTGCCCCACTCGAACAGGGCGAACCCACCGATAAAACCGGCACCACCCAAACGTTCTGGCCAAACGCTGACATCTTCGAAACAGTCGAATTCGATTTTGACACCCTGCGTCAGCGCTTCCACCAGATGGCATTCTTGAACAAGAGCCTCAAAATTACGTTGATTGACGAACGCGAAACCGCCGTCGTCGAAGGTGATGAAGTAACCGGCGAAGATGACGCAACCGAAACCAAGCACACCCAGGTCACCTACCAATATGATAACGGGCTCCACGATTACGTCACCCACCTGATCAAAACCAAGAAATCGGAACCCGTCCACGAACACCCAATCTACTTCGAAGCCGAAGATAAAGAACGCGTGATCTCCGTAGAAGTTGCCATGCAATGGACTAACGCCTACTCCGAATCACTCCACACCTTCGCAAACACCATCAACACAACCGAAGGTGGAACCCACGAAGAAGGCTTCCGTACCGCACTCACGTCCATTATCAATAAATACGCTCGTGACAAGGCGATTTTGAAAGAAAAAGACGCCAACCTTACCGGTGATGACATCCGTGAAGGCCTCACCGCGGTTATCTCCGTCAAACTCGGCGAACCCCAATTCGAAGGCCAAACCAAAACAAAACTGGGCAACACCGAAGCGCGCACCTTCGTGCAGCAAACCACCTACGCCCAACTCACCGACTGGCTGGATATGCACCCGTCAGAAGGCAAAGAAATCATCCGCAAGGCAATGCAAGCCCAAACCGCGCGTCTCGCAGCCCGCAAAGCCCGCGAAGCAACCCGCCGCAAGTCCGTTCTGGAATCGGCCGCAATGCCAGGCAAACTCAAGGATTGTACCTCCCGCAAGCCAGAAGAATGCGAAATCTTTATCGTTGAGGGTGATTCCGCAGGCGGCTCCGCAGTGAACGGCCGCGATCCAAACCACCAGGCCATCATGCCAATCCGCGGCAAGATCCTGAACGTGGAAAAGGCTCGCCTAGATCGCGCACTCTCCTCGGATTCCATCCAAAGCCTCATCACCGCATTCGGCACAGGCGTTGGCGAAGAATTCGATATCGACAAGCTGCGCTACCACAAGATCGTGTTCATGGCCGATGCAGATGTGGACGGCCAGCACATCGCCACCCTCCTGCTTACGCTCGTGTACCGCTACATGCGCCCGCTGATCGAACACGGCTACATTTACCTCGCAATGCCGCCGCTCTATCGGTTGAAGTGGACCAACGCAGAACACGAATATGTGTTCTCCGATAAGGAACGCGATATCAAACTGGAAGAAGGCCTGGCAGCCGGAAAGCGCCTGCCGAAGGCCGAAGGCCAGGGCATCCAGCGTTACAAGGGTCTTGGTGAAATGAACGATCACGAATTGTGGGACACCACAATGAACCCAGAAACTCGTACGCTCAAGCGCGTGAGCATCGGTGAAGCCGCAGCCACGGATGAATCCTTC
It encodes:
- the recF gene encoding DNA replication/repair protein RecF (All proteins in this family for which functions are known are DNA-binding proteins that assist the filamentation of RecA onto DNA for the initiation of recombination or recombinational repair.); translated protein: MYISDLALNDFRSYRDVVVSFSPGITTFVGENGQGKTNLVEAIGYLATFSSHRVNADAALVRQGANAAVVRAKVMHGDSPTMVELEILSGRANRARINRGNAQPSDVLGIVRTVVFAPEDLELIKGDPGVRRRFLDDVMVQLRPRMAQVKADYEKVARQRAALLKTIWKARRRGGPVDETMLDIFDSQLAALGARIIGQRARIVSALRPYVEAYYREVSGGKGVARIDYAANIDARSGWDFPAITDISADSSGALAAEIAQHERELQDESATAARLQATLREWREQEIERGVNLVGPHRDDFVTFLGTLPAKGYASHGESWSYALSLRLASWRVLRDDDSGNWTDDGEPILILDDVFAELDARRRQRLAAIVREGSQVFVTAAVGDDLPDELDGATFYVHGGTVTRGEQP
- a CDS encoding DUF721 domain-containing protein, which codes for MSRIEVAKREAAHKHGDVLPLQILERVRRMAADQGFVRRRSVSRETLAATKPTPIGDAPLVPSPGQEVGSGARPSYRDPKPVFELMKKAIEERGWKSQLDVASVAARWPEIVGESVAANCAVVEFTPDGTLTLKARTVAWETQMRSLLHHLDARLAQELGEGVVKEIVLNGPYVPSWKHGKLSVPGRGPRDTYS
- the gyrB gene encoding DNA topoisomerase (ATP-hydrolyzing) subunit B, which translates into the protein MSDEQKTAEDTEQRAGTVAQGTEYNASNITVLEGLEAVRKRPGMYIGSTGERGLHHLVYEVVDNSVDEALAGYASEITVTLLDNGGVKVEDDGRGIPVDIHPTEGVAAVQVVMTVLHAGGKFGNGSYAVSGGLHGVGISVVNALSTRMDTEVRRDGYVWRISYENGVPVAPLEQGEPTDKTGTTQTFWPNADIFETVEFDFDTLRQRFHQMAFLNKSLKITLIDERETAVVEGDEVTGEDDATETKHTQVTYQYDNGLHDYVTHLIKTKKSEPVHEHPIYFEAEDKERVISVEVAMQWTNAYSESLHTFANTINTTEGGTHEEGFRTALTSIINKYARDKAILKEKDANLTGDDIREGLTAVISVKLGEPQFEGQTKTKLGNTEARTFVQQTTYAQLTDWLDMHPSEGKEIIRKAMQAQTARLAARKAREATRRKSVLESAAMPGKLKDCTSRKPEECEIFIVEGDSAGGSAVNGRDPNHQAIMPIRGKILNVEKARLDRALSSDSIQSLITAFGTGVGEEFDIDKLRYHKIVFMADADVDGQHIATLLLTLVYRYMRPLIEHGYIYLAMPPLYRLKWTNAEHEYVFSDKERDIKLEEGLAAGKRLPKAEGQGIQRYKGLGEMNDHELWDTTMNPETRTLKRVSIGEAAATDESFSVLMGEDVASRRSFIQRNAHDVRFLDI